Proteins co-encoded in one Quercus robur chromosome 8, dhQueRobu3.1, whole genome shotgun sequence genomic window:
- the LOC126693966 gene encoding pterocarpan synthase 1-like: protein MLMMARSFLRKILTNIFLVLVLTTAMYAAKATNLKETKLSFYLHDISALCNPNATVIPVAGIAGKAWTFTQFGTIFVVDDNITETPNPKSPKVGQYQGLYVTAALDGLDSFTTASIVFINKEYNGSTIQIQGINNNAPVTEVAVVGGTGKFRFARGYITSKTYSLDIATQNSVVQLNVMVQHY from the coding sequence ATGTTGATGATGGCAAGAAGCTTTTTACGAAAAATTCTTACCAATATTTTCTTGGTATTGGTCCTAACCACAGCCATGTATGCAGCTAAAGCTACGAACCTTAAAGAAACCAAGCTATCCTTTTACCTTCATGACATCTCAGCCCTCTGCAACCCCAATGCCACGGTGATCCCAGTTGCAGGCATTGCTGGCAAGGCTTGGACATTCACCCAATTTGGCACCATCTTTGTCGTCGACGACAATATCACcgaaaccccaaatccaaagtcACCCAAAGTTGGGCAATATCAAGGCCTGTACGTGACAGCCGCGTTGGATGGGTTGGATTCATTTACTACGGCATCAATAGTGTTCATAAATAAAGAGTACAATGGAAGCACCATACAAATACAAGGTATTAATAATAATGCGCCTGTTACAGAGGTTGCGGTGGTGGGCGGGACTGGGAAATTCCGATTTGCTAGGGGCTATATAACTTCTAAGACATATTCCTTAGACATTGCTACCCAAAACTCGGTTGTCCAGTTGAACGTCATGGTGCAACATTACTAG